From the Plasmodium brasilianum strain Bolivian I chromosome 7, whole genome shotgun sequence genome, the window TCTAAATAAATATCAGGCACATATGCTACTGCTTTCTCCACACATACTTTATGATcttttactaaaaaataagcatCTGGGTAAAATGGcactttaaataatttttctatagTATCTTTATTTGGAATAAAATCTGTATACTTATCCCATTCTTCGTTCTTATTACCATATGATACAGTAGGTTTAgatataaattcataatttaaattttctctttttaataaatgaattaatcCTCTTTCGCTTTCACTAATATTTTGTGCATTcaaaacattaatatattttaactcaTTTAATCGGAAGgtgaataattttaattcctGTTTCAAAAACCATTgttgtttttctttatcttttgAAAATGCAAtccttaatatataatgagaTAACAAATCTgtcattataatattttccatttcttccttattataatttttcattgatTGTATACcaaatttatattcatatattttttgtcttatttgtttgcttttattttccatataattattcgctgaataatttttttccaatttttttaaaccgTTACTATATTGATCCCTTTCATCTTCACTAATTGTACATGTATCTAAAAACTGTAACAAGGCTAGTCGTTTCGCCCCTATTTCTTGAAAATCGCTTAAACTACAGTATCCAAAAATGGGCGGATATTTATACAGACTTATGGGCATATTGAACGGGTATATGCATCCATAATAGTCGAAGAAGGTCCTTTTTTTGTCATTACTATTTGTATGATTACTACTGGTATCATTTTTCCCAGTATCATCATTACTAGAATAggtattactgttattaatttcataatttttaattgtaatgTTTTGAAGTTTCTTTTCATTTGCCTTTCCCTTCCCCACGGGCATCCCGTTGATGGATCTCTTCCTCACTATCATTTTGTCAATAAGCTGTTGAGAAGTAGTTTTATTACTTTGCTATTTTATTGCTTCCCTATATTGTTGCTgccttcttttctttttctttttctttttctctttttttttttttttttttggattgATGAGGTTTATATTACCTTGTAAGTGTTTGCTGTATGGACAAAAgcgtatacataaatatgtttactTACACATTTCCCCATATATAAAGCACACTGTTATGCACTTTGAGGGTTCTTCTATAcagtatttttataacattgCAATAATTCAACATGCCATTGATATGTTATTTGGAAATATTCAATAATTGAATATCTTtgtaatttgaaaaatggtGTGTTCATTATtacaccttttttttttttttctttttttttcattattttttccccttttctTTTCTGAAAAATGTGAATGACAAAATATTCTGCTAAgatatttttagaaataaatttttagcATATATAGCGATTTAATGCtcaaaatttacataaaaataaaatggaaataacACAAATATACCCCCATTCTCACTAGAGAGCGTATATTTTTTGCGTTAATGTTGAAAAAGAAGTGAGACGTtttcttttcccttttaaCCGTGCaagtatatatgaatatatacattacataCGAAatgaatgtattatattttagtgtgttaatattaacatacttagcataaaataattataattttgtcaTTCCTTTTAAGAACGTCTTAGGAGGCGAAGGGACATAAGTTTAGTTATtcgtaaataaaataatttattagaaGAATCTAATCactcaagaaaaaaaattacagttTGTCtcaaaagaatatatatataaatatacatgtaccaAATGCGGGAAAAATTGAACAACATGAAAATACggtaaaagaaaagataaaaaccACAGATTTCCAAGGAAACAgagatttttaaaataatagcaCAGCAAAAGGACGTAAGTGATTGTGAAAAATAGCGAGATCATAAGAAGATACCAACTAGAGCAAAACTCGAATAATTCCCTTTTAGGCCTTACCTCCAGTCTTATTTTTACctctaatatttttatcccAATTTCTttcaatatttacattaataaattaGCTTTTCTTTAGACACCCtcgttatttttttaatgtctGTAAAGTgctatttccattttttcttaacCCCTTATAGTCGTAAGTTTATCTAAAATAAGTTGTTAACTGAAAAAATGGCAAGCACctttcaaataataattcttctTTTCGTACTAAAATAGATATACTGATAAATAACAGTTTTATATCgattaaattatttgtagGGTTATTATGTTTATTGTAACTTAATTAAATGGACAAAAAGACTTGAgaatttgtttaaaaatatgtataatattatttattccatcaaaaagaaaaaaaaaaatatatattttttttttaaaaaagagtaGACTGTTTCATCCATTCTCTTTTTTCACTTAATAACCAACTTTATTTCCTTCTCGCATCGCTGATTTGCTTCTCTTTTGATAACACACAATTGTTTAAGTATACTCTATGTTAGTACGAAAAAAAGGCGATTGCCATTTCCATGATTCATTTGGCTTGAATAAAAGTAATTCTCATGATAATTATCgtatcatttataaatagcAAAAGTCATATTTTGAGACTTCTTCATAAATAACATTTTGCCAATTTTTTGCTAATctaaaattaagtaaaacTTAGAACACAAAGGGAGCATAAATATAGTAACAAAGAAGCCGAAATTTGAGGATAAACacgtgtgcatatatattcaacgatattttatatatatatatatatatatatatatatatatatataaattatatttctgtGCAACATGTACAGgcaaatgtaaaaatattaaaaggaaaacaaataaacaccaatttttttttttttttgtttttagccatttttgataaatttattatttcattttaaaaataaaattaaataaactatTTTGTCATTTCATTTTCCATTTAATCACTGTAATTGAATTGAGTGAACTActaatcatattttaatttttcctgtatttttttaaccaTTTTATAAAGTTCCAAATTTTCTGTGTTCaacatattatacatatgtgtgtacagACTAACACGTATAAGAATACTGAACACGAACATTTGCATTTTACCCGCAcaaacaatattttatgaaaaacgttcatgaaatttataaatgcaTCATATAATGAATGACTCTTCAAAAAATGGAATTGTAAGAAATGCTTTTTACTTAAgagaatgaaataaaaaagtagtaAAGCTAACTGCTTCAAAATTAAGTcgaaaattaagaaaaatatatgttacatTTGTATTTAACAGTTAACGTTAACCTAACAACACACTTGAAATAGGCAtcaatttatacatatgctacatgcttatatgtatatatatatatatatatgtgcgtgcgcacattcctttttttttaagaaaaaaaaaaaatggagaaaaatattatatgaagaCCAGGGCTACGAAGAcaattatgtacataacaGCTTTTTGAGTTCTCTTCTAACAAATTGTAAGATCtaaaatgatattttaaaaaaaaaatttcagttTTTTGAATTATGAAAGGAACATATATGAACTAATCTGCATGTtttcactattttttattttatacgtTATTTAGTTGGAATAAAATACAAGTATTCCCAAGTTTGCCACAGCATGCTTTGCGTGAATCATCAAATAATCGTTGTATTCTTTCTCTTACTAGCCTATTATTGCATAGACAAAAATATTACGTCACACAAGTATaactttttcaaataaaagaaaaaggaacaaaaacGAAAGTCTAATATTTgcgtatattatataaatttacatatatatatatatatatatatatatatatatatatatatacattgaaCAACCTTTTCCTATGAcagatttatatatgtgatcAACATCATCATTATAATTCTGAaggaaatattaatttacgAAACGCATAGATCGTTGAatagtaagaaaaaaaaaaaaagaaaaggaaagaaagaTAGTAAAAAAGTAAGAAAGAGAGTGAGAGagaaagaaagagaaaaaagtaGAGGAaacgggaaaaaaaaaacaaataaatgagGATACGCTTTTAAATCATATTAATTACATGTctatgtacaaaaaaaatatatggatggtttatttttataggttcctttaaaaacattttagacaccataattattattggAATTATATGGGTTATTATAAGTGcacatcattattatttttttaagctCTTATAAGTATGGTAtaaatgtgcatatacatatgcatgtacatatgtacatacataaattcGTAAATTATACGTTTTTCTAACCCTTAAAGATATTATCTCCCGTGCTAATTAGTTTAACCCAAACTCATAGTGACGATACGGTTTATCTGGTCTCTctatgtaattataaattttttttttttaatactattataaaagaaaaaaacttacattatataatgtataatatgtaacatatgatatatatttttattttccgcattaaaattttcaagtACTCCTGTTAACGCACCTGATGTTTCATAACTATGGTTTTATATACGAGTAAGTACATTATTCATTATTCAcatgtatttaaatatatatatatacatatataacttttaaGTAAcgtttaaaataatttgttttaaattatcgtttttctttttctttttctttttccttttcctatttttcgtttatttGACTAATTAGGAAGAATGAAAATATAGACATTTTTGATGCGACGTCCTTAAGCTGTGTTGTTATTGCAAGTGTGATATTAGGCTCTCGTTTATCCTCAATTCTGCAGGTTAGTTTTCGTTACAAGtacgttaaaaaataaagatattataaatagtttttattattatgcattaccaatacataatattgttatgaatgttatattaaaaagaactatatttttatttaaaaatataggtTTTTACCtttctgtttttttccttaacgtaaggaagaaggaaaaaaaaagaaaaaaaaaaaaagggattGTAATTCATAAAGAATGTGTATAATTGCTCActtatgttatataaattagCAATTgcgataaaatatatacaaccTAATGTAACACAGAATAATGCACacaatttttcttcttttttcctccACTTAGCTTGTTTTTCTATTCCCCATTCATAGTCCAAACCGTAGCAGTAACGaataaaattgataaaatgcataaaacTGGAAAATTTGACAAAATTAACAGAATTGACAGAAttacacataaaaattatttgactATAGAAATACAgtgattattttatatttttttcctattcagctaaaaaatattaattattacaattatgtCTTATTTCCTCTTctcttattaattttatcctTGTTTATATGGAGTATATCTGTTAGCCTGTTTTATATTAGCTTGATCGGGTAAGTCTTGTATACACCTCGTTTGAGGATTTTTAGTACATTTTAAACTACATATTTATACCCTTTTTTTCTACTCAGTGTTTCATGCTACTTTCTTGTGTACGTTAATGTTAATACGCGCATATATGttcatgtacatatatatatatatatacatgaagaTGCACCTCCGTTTTCTGatgtatgttttttattttttttattatgcattCCTTAAATTGGCGTTTTTATCGTAAAAGAGCATGTAGTTATAcccataatatttttctttatcgtAGACATATTTTcctaatttttattgttcccgctttttttgtaaaaaaaaataatttaagaaCGTACGTatcaaaaaaagagaaaagaaaaaagtgtGTACAGGAAGGATACCCTCATCATATAtgtctatatatatgcgtacatatatatgtatatatatgtttgtttaAGTATATGCGAATGTGCCTTATTATTTGCCTATGATTTCTCgaatttttttagaaaattagAAGGGCCTTGGGATATTTGTGGTGTACCCTCAACAAAAAATAGGAACTGATgaataacaaataaagaGTTCACCAATTTTaactcttatttttttacttcttgGGTAATCCCATTTTACACCCTTTTTTTccgaattttttttcaagttaTAAGGAGAAGTTcgtatatttaacatatatacttatataacaCAGTTTATGCTAGAATGAGCATCACTCtttaaaacgaaataaacgGAAAAAGGTCTTAATTCCTTCGTGTTTTTACACTAGGcctctttttatttgaaaatgcgtcaaaaaaaaaaaaaaaaaaaaaaaaaagggatacGAATTTTCCGTATTTTACCTTGTAAATAATGGAATTGTGCAACGTaataattatagaaaattaataaaaaaaaaaaatacgcatagatatacatatatatatatatatatttagaaacgTGGGTATGTGGAAAGTTAAATAGTTTCAGCGTTCAGCGTGggaaaatgttttattacaGCAagacaaaaattaaaataaaacaaaaaataattaaaaaaaaattgtgggTGTAACAATAATACGAAGggaaaattaattaaacGCTTTTATAAATGATACGTATTTTAGcttattcataatatatttttatgttcctTGTGGAAAGTTAATGCTTGTGAGCttcggaaaaaaaaaaaaaaatatatatatatatatatatgaattattaatagtTAATTCGTATTTTTAAACTTAAgcaatgtttttttttttattttaaaaaacaaatagtCATATCTCttatcacatatatatttattattattattttttttttttgcatatatatttccctatttttttacgttttcttaaaaaattaaagaaagaaattatttctttttttttttcattatataatattgataaaactttggtctttttttaaattacatatatttaactgTCTATtcactaaaaataaaatacctGTACATAGTATTAAATGTATCTctgcatatatgtgtatttgtcTATAGCACAAAATACACAATCGTAAAACTATTCAAGCCTGATATATATCTACCCACTTAAGTTTGTATAAACATCTATATATCTATTCATTTACACATACATGtctatacatacatacatacacacatatatacaagtagatataaatatataaatgtacataaatatatacagcCACGTGTACATGTATCATTTCAAAATAGCTTTGTATGGTAACCCTAAGAACATAACcgcattttaatatttttttttttattttttaaatattttctatttttcataaatatacagtAAGAGAAATGTGTTAGAATACTCGTGCTTTCCtacgctttttttttttttttttttcatcattagatattttgttctaaactatttatcatatttttcatttacaatttattttaattttatgttttacttttcatttttttttttttttttcacattgCTTACCTTCTTACATTCATTCTGTgaaaagaggaaaataaaatcgcagtattttatatactaaatttataattatttgagatcttgttaataaaaataaaataaaataaaagcttTTTTGTATGTTTAAATTCTTCTTGtatagaatttttaaaagtacaAGAATAGAACAAAAACTAGTGTTTCTACACTatattacacatatacaggggtatgtatacgtacattaatacatacatgttatacatacgtatgtgtatacgCATGAGTATAAGGGAAAGATAGCagttttaattttctatttagagttgtaaaagaaaaaaaaaaagtttacgTGTATAAAAAcagcaaaaaagaaaaaatatatatatttaaaattagagattttttttcatgttgacatattttataagtgTTTTaacatttacaaaaatttatatatttctacacatatttattgcaagtaaaaaaaaaataaaaataatataaactaaATTAAGAAGTGTAAACAAAAGCATCCAATCTATTGTACTTGTTTGGtcgtatatattatatgattttcaaatttgaattattagggtaataatgaaaaaaaaaaaaaaattgtttctttttttaatgaatatttattcttatagCCTTAATGAAAAGTAGAGTTGTATgagtttaataaaaatgctaacgaatcaaaaaaaaaaaagaaaaaaaagaagaaaaatataagaaagcataagaaaaaataaaaaataagaaaaacataaaaaaagctTAAGAaaacagaagaaaaaataaaaaataagaaaaacataagataatataagaaaaaacaagaaaaagtAGCAAAAAGCagcaaaaaagaagaaacaaCTATAGTACAGCTGTTGTAGCTGTAGCAATAAAACCCAACACACTAGTGACAACAATAGAGttatataagaataagaaaaagaaaaaaaaaaaaaaaaaaagtgtttatatttatttaaaaataaattataaaaacataaaaaaaaaaaaaaaatatatatataaagggCAAGAAAACTGGTTTACACCGGAGTAAGGAAGAATGAGTAGTGAACAACTCGGCACCAGCACAGAAGctgttaatgaaaaaaaaaaaaaaaaaaattatttttttttttacaatggtcgagaaaagagaaaaataaaaaaataaaagagtaaaagaataatagaataaaagaataatataattactaGAACAATTTGAACAATTTccaaattaatttaaaattagtaGTTCGAAAAATTCTATGTAGATCTAACAAATTTTTGCAATAATAGAAAGTGCGCTCCTAGTAAGCAATAaactatatgaaaaaatatatatttcttttttaaaatagaaaaaaaaaaaattatattgtaGTATATACAGCATTAATCCTAATCAGATGATATTCAAAAATTAGAATCCTACAGCAAGTAtaagagaaagaaaaaataaagtaaaaaagttgaacaagaaaaaaaaaaaaaaaatgaatgtagCTAGTGAAAAAGTAAGTACGGGTGTAAAATGCGAATTTGcgcaaaaaaaagaaacctatgttaagaaaaaaaaaagaaaaaattctGAAAGCAAAAGAAAGAAAACACCCTCCACTATAAAAcaccataaaaaaaaagatgacaATATAAGTAACAATCTTGTAGAATCAGACTGCAAATATAAAGAGAATTATGATGATATACCTGATGATCAAATTAATACAACTTATGATGACTGTACCAAAAATGATGATTCAAAAAATGATACTGAAACAACAAGTAATAAAGatagtttttttaaaactgaAATGAATAGCTGTGATATGCAACAGCTTTTTTATGGTCTTTGGCATTATGTTAACTGTGCTAATGAGAAAGGATTTGAAAATGATGAAGttaaaaatttagaattaaCAGAAAATTCAAATAGCTTCTTTTCTAATGACAAAATTCTTTtgtgtaataaatataatttttttaaggatGAACATAATGGGGGAAATTCTGAGGAAATCTCATCAGATAAGAGAAAATGGAATAACCTCTCTTGCTGGAATAATGACAGTGACATCAAATGGAAGCATTGCATGGTATGCGCGAGGAGGAACGGAAGCTTGGAGGAGTTAAACGTGAGTAGTAACAATGACAGTaaagatgataataataataataacaaacaTAATGAAagtactactactactactactactactactactaataataataataataataataataataataataataataataataataataataataataataataataataataacaaacaTAATGAAAGTACTAATAACAGCAGCGCTGACAACTCTCAGCAAAATCTATGGGACCCTCTTGCATACACAGAGAGCagcgaaaaaaataaggagcAGCAAGACAATGGTATATCGATGGACCGTTCtaataataaggaaaatgaaatatatggaGAGGATAAAGGGTGGGATCTAAATAGCAAagataaaagtaataaaacgGAAAATAACTGCAATGATAAAACAACTACAAACAATGGCAATGGGGATAACGCGAATGTCTCATCATGCTCCGCATCAAAAGATTCAAACATCAAATTAAAATCTTCTCCTTCTATTGttgataaaaatgttatatttatccAAATACAGAATTTTTCTCAAAAAATTGACGAGTATATATCTGACGAAAGGATTTTTACAGCACAGAAACTAATTGAGCATGTAAAGAAATATGTAGAATATTAcattgaatattttaaaaaaataaacgatAACGAAACAGtggaaaaattaatgaaatactATGATGAAGAACTCACAGAtaagaatattaattataatattaataatttaaaagttaacattcttttttattttttgagtTTTTTTCGTTTAAATGATATGTCCAATATGTTAAAAGACTATTcctattatttttctcttgatccaataaacaaaacaaattCAGAAACTACTAGCGGTCTTCTTGAAAATAACAATTCGACAAAGCATAGTGGGGACACTTTTATGAATAGAAAGTCGTCTATACAATCTTGCTTCGCTTCTGACTTCGGAATAGAAGAAGGAGGAGGACCTAGTAACTCATCGGCTAATTATTCAGGTATAGAGATGAGTAGAAGAGCTTCCATGTTGAACACAACCCTTAGTTCGaaggatttaaaaaaagaggaaaattgCAATTACAAAGCTGACAAAAAGGAGCAGGAGCAGGAGCAGCAAAACACTAATCGCAACAGTACTAGCAGCAATATGGATGATCAAACTAACAAAAGCAACGATAGTAACAATGCGAAAGATAAGGAGAAcagaaacatatatttttaccaaACTAACAGCCTTATTAACAGCAAAAAGTTCGACGAGAGAGAGCTTAATGAAGACTTCAGTACTATTGTTGATAAAGTATATCATCAACATTACAACAActctaattttattaactaCAGAAGAAGGTCATTTAGCAAAAAAAGTGTAGTAGGTGAAACTACTGTAAGTAGAAAAGGAAGTAATCTTCATATggttaaaattataaaaaagtattcaagaaaattaaaaaattttagaagAGCAAAACAGAACAAAGAAGGATggataaaagaaaatgataaatattttgatttatgGCATAGTGTTGATAGTGAAAACAATATTACAATACATATACGAGCAAAATTATCATACGATGTTAAAAAAATCTTATCAATACTTAGTGAAACAGAGTTAAGTACTAATTGGGCTCCTTTTTTAACATCagcaaacaaaataaaacatttatcaAAATCTAGTGCACTAATTTCACAAATGTATGAATATCCTATAATTGGAAAAAAGGAGTCCTTAATGTACTGCTTAGGTAAACCAAAAATACACTTGAACGTTCATTTATGCATATGAGCATGGAAGGAAAAGGCTGGGCTCGAAATCAGTCTCGGATAGCTTCcaattatttttccttttttatgaaaatttggGAAATTTTCTAAATTGAAAATGAGCCCCCAGGGCTGTGTACATTATGcatcttgtttttttttttactagttttttcttattcCTTCATATTTGCTTCATTTGGGCATATTATTGATCCCTTTTTGATCCCTTATCGTCTCATTTTCTTTCCATTATTTTCCTACTTTATGATCATTTCCTCCTCTCTCCCTTTTCTACCTTTGACAGGTGCAAATTCCTTAGAAGAACTCGGGTGCATAATCCTGTGCTGCAAGGCCCCCCCAGAAATGAAGAAAGATATTTCGTTTTACCAAGATATGTGCGAAcagttaaatataaacaaagaTGGTGAAATACTAAAAGTTAATGAGATACCTGTAAAATTCAGAAAAACAAAGAGCGAAGTAACATTCTTTGATTGCAAATTACCTGAACCAATTCCTAAAATAGATAGACAAAGAGCAGCTAATTTGTGTTTTCTGTTATACCCGTTAAATGATGGAAATTCCACAGTTCTTGAGCTGTTTGTGCATTTTGAAAATGAATTCAAATATACACCTATTAAAAtggtccttttttttattaaaaaaattgtaaaaaatatgtacgaAAATATCATTAAATCCTGCAAAAATTATGACAATATATATGCCGACACTTTAACGAAAAATTCAGAATTTTATGATTGGTTAGACAATCAACTTAAAAGAcacatgaaaaataaaaatgggaaaCTTATGGATTCCGTAAGTCTTGAAAGTTATATCGAGCCGGAGAACAACGAAGAGGTTTAAGAAATGAGGAGTTTCATCCTCTACGTGGATATATAcgcaaacatacatatatatatatacattcatatatatatacatgcatacatacatacatacatacatacatacatacatacgtacatacacacacacatacatacatacgtacatacacacacacatacatacatacgtacatacacacacacatacatacatacgtacatacacacacacacacatacatacacacgtGTTGGCTTACCAAACTTGCTTTAAAACCCGTTATTCCTAAAACAAACAAGAGAATATTTGTAAGATTTAGGATCCTACGGTGTCGAGTGAAAACGTAACTTTCCAGTATTCACTTACATAAGGGCATTTTAGTTTTTATTGACAATGTTCTACattgtttaaatttttttttttttttgtgctttgcgtatataaatattatgtgaATACacccacatatatatatgtgtatgtgtgtgcgtatacacatatgtatgtatgcatatatatgtatataatgacTTATTTATAACACAGATTTGTTGATTTTTCTGCATCCATTCTCTCTGTTTATGTTaactcctttttattttagacCATTTTTCGTGTTACTTCTTTGTTTCCTAACCATAATGTTATATTTGCattaaaaattcttattGTGCACAtgacttttttttcaattgaCGCTATATAGGGAAAGCCACTGGTAACATTCATGGggacttatacatatatgtgcataatatatatacatacatatatatgcatacatgtatatacgtacggaaaaaaattttttttttttaaaatatatcaaatttaATCTGACTGTGTAACCTCcagattttttttattattttatataattatttttttttttagtaattaaCTAAATTTGCCTTTCtctgttttataaaaattgaaagacAAATTATTCATTACATTTTCCCTACATGTactttcattctttttttaatcttatctaatttttttactaaataataatttattttaagagCTTTTATTTTGACCTAATTCACATGGCTACATAGAGCAATTCTTCCGAGAAGGTTTTAAGTAAGAAACCTTTCAGAGAGGAAGGAAAcgaaaggtaaaaaaaacacaaaaaagggaaaacGCTATAATGcggaataaataaaatgcgaagaaataaaaaaaaaaatttgtgctttcttttttttttattctatgctttatttttactaaaacGGGTAATTGAATATTCGTTAAAGtttgctttctttttttagctataatttttattgtaagAATCcagctttttattttattaaaatggttaaatatttttatattttaaaggtTTGTATCTTAGTCACTTTACAACTGTATATTTTGCCTATACtgtatcttttatataacattGTACTGATATAAAGTTTTTCACTTAATTATTATGCAATagatttttcaaaattaaaatttttttgggTTACAGTGTAAAAA encodes:
- a CDS encoding DNA primase large subunit, whose protein sequence is MIVRKRSINGMPVGKGKANEKKLQNITIKNYEINNSNTYSSNDDTGKNDTSSNHTNSNDKKRTFFDYYGCIYPFNMPISLYKYPPIFGYCSLSDFQEIGAKRLALLQFLDTCTISEDERDQYSNGLKKLEKNYSANNYMENKSKQIRQKIYEYKFGIQSMKNYNKEEMENIIMTDLLSHYILRIAFSKDKEKQQWFLKQELKLFTFRLNELKYINVLNAQNISESERGLIHLLKRENLNYEFISKPTVSYGNKNEEWDKYTDFIPNKDTIEKLFKVPFYPDAYFLVKDHKVCVEKAVAYVPDIYLDAILITQFKINIKESFKYLEQNEKMLLNVHNDSRISSFLAALPKAYVAKDFRQNYEHTEETRLMPQNLYNVYKQSFPPCMRRIFVNYLKEKHLKHWGRQQLWLFLKGAGMTLEENIHTNRSIWLQSDKFDKEHRYTIRYMYGKEGKKTDFSPYNCSKIINNFPVPSSGDTHGCPFKNFDEAHLKKLLFFFGLSDDQIKSIMPFKKNNEYQLACVKFFMETHPGSTGDGVGNHPNSYYIESRKCVTERKKKKHTQ
- a CDS encoding phosphatidylinositol N-acetylglucosaminyltransferase translates to MLCVNHQIIVVFFLLLAYYCIDKNITSHKFIYVINIIIIILKEILIYETHRSLNSKKKKKRKGKKDSKKILSPVLISLTQTHSDDTVYLVSLLLLLTHLMFHNYGFIYEKNENIDIFDATSLSCVVIASVILGSRLSSILQLKNINYYNYVLFPLLLLILSLFIWSISVSLFYISLIGKLEGPWDICGVPSTKNRN